In uncultured Methanobrevibacter sp., a single genomic region encodes these proteins:
- a CDS encoding chorismate lyase produces MNSKYERLPNQVREKINQLEKENDMKLSTLQKILVSIEGPVVTTLDILYGDLNVFILDQHMEKADKSVAEKLDINEGDEIDLREVILHKHGRPLVYGFSYIPKDRCSNTVIEKLLSEDHTTGRILLEHEIETITKIEKIYLEEPDEKLQNLFHTPGKMLARDYIVIHKKNIVLWSKEACPLSYYNE; encoded by the coding sequence ATGAATTCTAAATATGAAAGACTACCCAATCAGGTCAGGGAAAAAATAAACCAACTAGAAAAAGAAAACGATATGAAACTGTCAACCCTACAAAAAATACTTGTCTCCATAGAAGGGCCAGTTGTCACAACTTTAGATATTTTATATGGTGACCTTAACGTTTTCATATTAGATCAGCACATGGAAAAGGCAGACAAATCAGTAGCAGAAAAACTCGATATAAATGAAGGCGATGAAATAGATTTAAGAGAAGTAATTCTCCACAAGCACGGTCGCCCTCTTGTTTACGGATTTTCATACATACCAAAAGACAGATGCAGCAATACCGTTATTGAAAAATTACTTAGTGAAGACCACACCACGGGCAGAATACTTCTGGAGCATGAAATAGAAACAATAACAAAAATAGAGAAAATTTACCTAGAAGAACCTGATGAAAAGCTTCAAAATCTTTTCCATACTCCAGGAAAAATGTTAGCACGTGACTATATAGTAATACACAAGAAAAATATAGTTCTTTGGTCAAAAGAAGCATGTCCTCTAAGTTACTATAATGAATAG
- the fen gene encoding flap endonuclease-1, with protein sequence MGVKLKDIVEPEKIDFKHLEGRAVSIDAFNTLYQFLSTIRQRDGRPLTDENGNVTSHLSGILYRNSSMIEKDIKPIYVFDGKSSELKSETQAKRREVREEAEQIYKEALAEGDTEKARKFAMRSSKLSPEIIESSKKLLTLMGIPYVEAKGEGEAQAAYLVANGDAYAVASQDYDCLLFGAKRVVRNLAVNSNLGNLEYYELNKVLKELNITREELIDMGILIGTDFCEGLKGVGAKTALKLAHNGQLKEKIAELQKESTHDLDEVRELFLNHNVNTDYKIKWEKPKKDELIEFLCFEHGFSQERVSKASDKLKNLSSSQGSLDAWF encoded by the coding sequence TTGGGTGTTAAACTAAAAGATATTGTAGAACCAGAAAAAATTGATTTTAAACATTTAGAAGGTAGAGCCGTCTCAATTGATGCGTTTAATACCCTCTACCAATTCCTATCCACAATAAGACAAAGAGACGGAAGACCATTAACCGATGAAAACGGAAACGTCACATCACATTTAAGCGGTATACTATATAGAAACTCCTCAATGATTGAAAAAGACATCAAACCAATTTATGTCTTTGACGGAAAGTCTTCAGAACTTAAAAGTGAGACTCAAGCCAAAAGAAGAGAAGTCAGAGAGGAAGCAGAGCAAATTTATAAAGAAGCATTAGCCGAAGGAGATACAGAAAAGGCACGCAAATTTGCAATGAGATCATCCAAACTGTCTCCTGAAATTATCGAATCTTCTAAAAAATTACTGACATTAATGGGAATACCTTATGTTGAAGCCAAAGGTGAGGGTGAAGCTCAGGCAGCTTATCTTGTAGCGAACGGTGATGCATATGCAGTTGCTTCACAGGATTACGATTGCCTGCTTTTTGGAGCGAAAAGAGTTGTAAGAAACCTTGCTGTCAACTCAAATTTAGGTAATCTGGAATACTATGAGCTGAACAAAGTATTAAAAGAGCTCAATATTACCCGTGAAGAATTGATTGACATGGGAATTCTAATCGGAACTGATTTTTGTGAAGGCCTTAAGGGAGTCGGTGCAAAAACTGCACTTAAACTGGCCCATAACGGACAGCTAAAGGAAAAAATTGCAGAACTTCAAAAGGAATCCACCCACGATTTGGATGAAGTAAGAGAGCTGTTTTTAAACCATAATGTTAATACAGATTATAAAATCAAGTGGGAAAAACCAAAAAAAGATGAACTGATTGAATTTTTATGCTTTGAACATGGATTCTCACAGGAGAGAGTTTCAAAAGCATCTGACAAACTTAAAAATTTAAGTTCATCACAGGGCAGTCTTGATGCATGGTTTTAA
- a CDS encoding DUF2119 domain-containing protein, producing MSYFRYIDNGEGPTKLFIGGVHGNEGVTSLKFIERIKEEDLSCGQFYFYNFDKTPYISTIKKEYYESEIGQKILNLINYFEPDFYTELHCYNLKNYNKLTSMERYKKTGIPPLIKVKNHILVSSVSPLIRMTYFSTETVCKTLEIPCFEKLTPDIIEEYDFDKNKAVETYENLLKLILKSPSRSHFERQISAEYAPQVKLAMEYAEKVFGKDFPPY from the coding sequence ATGTCTTATTTCAGATACATTGACAATGGTGAAGGTCCAACCAAACTCTTTATTGGTGGGGTTCACGGAAATGAAGGTGTAACCTCTTTAAAATTCATTGAAAGAATAAAAGAAGAGGATTTATCTTGCGGACAATTCTATTTTTACAATTTTGATAAAACTCCATATATTTCCACAATCAAAAAGGAATATTATGAATCTGAAATCGGCCAGAAGATTTTAAATCTGATAAACTATTTTGAACCTGATTTTTACACTGAACTTCACTGTTATAATCTTAAAAACTATAATAAGTTAACTTCTATGGAGAGATATAAAAAGACAGGTATTCCTCCATTGATTAAGGTAAAAAATCATATACTTGTATCTTCGGTTTCCCCTTTAATCAGAATGACTTATTTTTCAACCGAAACTGTCTGTAAAACATTGGAAATTCCCTGTTTTGAAAAGTTAACTCCCGATATTATTGAAGAGTATGATTTTGATAAAAATAAGGCTGTTGAAACTTATGAAAATCTTTTGAAACTTATTTTAAAATCTCCTTCAAGAAGTCATTTTGAAAGACAGATTTCAGCTGAATATGCTCCTCAGGTTAAATTGGCAATGGAATATGCTGAAAAAGTTTTTGGAAAGGATTTTCCGCCATATTAA
- a CDS encoding adenosylhomocysteinase yields the protein MSKVKDMSLAPEGVRKIEWVQKHMPVLEQIKQDYLETQPFKGITIGSCLHLEPKTINLGLTLMAGGAEVAMTGCNPLSTHDDAVAGAADLGLNVYGWREQDDEEYYQTINMVLDHKPDIIIDDGADMIMVLHNERTELLSHIKGACEETTTGVHRLQAMHADGALKFPVIAVNDAYTKYLFDNRYGTGQSSFDAIMGTTNMVIAGKTVVVCGYGWCGRGLALRAAGLGADVIVTEVDPIRALEARMDGYRVMTIREAVKQADLIITVTGNADIICGDDFKYMKDGCMLANSGHFNVEINRPDLEAISTEVKEVRESIEEFTTKDGRKIYLLADGRLVNLSAARGQGHPAEIMDMSFAVQALSAKHILENDMPIGVTKAPDEIDYTVASMKLNAMGIEIDSLTDSQKAYLANWQEGT from the coding sequence ATGAGTAAAGTTAAAGATATGTCCCTTGCACCTGAAGGTGTACGTAAAATTGAATGGGTTCAAAAACACATGCCTGTTTTAGAACAAATCAAACAAGATTATTTGGAAACTCAGCCTTTCAAAGGAATTACTATCGGGTCCTGTTTACACTTGGAACCTAAAACCATTAACTTGGGTTTAACTTTGATGGCTGGTGGAGCTGAAGTGGCTATGACCGGTTGTAATCCTTTATCCACTCATGACGATGCAGTTGCAGGAGCAGCTGATTTAGGATTAAACGTCTACGGATGGAGAGAACAGGACGACGAAGAATACTACCAGACCATTAACATGGTTTTAGATCACAAACCTGACATCATTATTGATGACGGTGCAGATATGATTATGGTTCTTCATAACGAAAGAACTGAATTGTTAAGCCACATCAAAGGAGCATGTGAAGAAACCACAACTGGTGTACACAGATTACAAGCAATGCACGCAGACGGAGCATTAAAATTCCCAGTAATCGCAGTTAATGACGCATACACTAAATATTTATTCGACAACAGATACGGAACCGGACAATCAAGTTTCGATGCAATCATGGGAACAACCAACATGGTAATTGCAGGAAAAACTGTTGTTGTATGCGGATACGGCTGGTGCGGTCGTGGATTAGCACTCAGAGCAGCAGGTCTCGGAGCAGACGTTATTGTAACCGAAGTTGACCCAATCCGTGCTTTAGAAGCAAGAATGGACGGATACAGAGTAATGACCATCAGAGAAGCAGTAAAACAAGCAGACCTAATCATTACCGTAACCGGTAACGCAGACATTATATGCGGTGATGATTTCAAATACATGAAAGACGGATGTATGCTTGCAAACTCCGGACACTTCAATGTAGAAATCAACAGACCAGACCTCGAAGCAATCTCAACTGAAGTAAAAGAAGTAAGAGAAAGTATCGAAGAATTCACAACCAAAGACGGACGTAAAATTTACCTTTTAGCAGACGGCCGTTTAGTAAACCTATCAGCAGCAAGAGGTCAAGGACACCCTGCAGAAATCATGGACATGAGTTTCGCTGTACAAGCATTATCAGCTAAACACATTCTCGAAAACGACATGCCTATTGGAGTAACCAAAGCTCCTGATGAAATCGACTACACAGTAGCCAGTATGAAATTAAACGCTATGGGTATCGAAATAGATTCTTTAACAGACAGCCAAAAAGCATACCTGGCAAACTGGCAGGAAGGAACATAA
- a CDS encoding class I SAM-dependent methyltransferase produces MDDKEYWTEYYAKNSKPTDASSFAEFILPKLTENKNLIELGCGNGRDSIYFAQNSINVIAIDQVQTEVDYLNEHHKEENILFVCDDFTNLANTESEDIKNTNFDYVYSRFTFHSINERKEDRTLDWIESNLCKGGCFLLEARSMNDPMFKQGRALSETENFTNHYRRYMDLAKIISKLESRNFEIVYKIEDNNLAVYKDDNPYVIRIVAKKL; encoded by the coding sequence ATGGACGATAAAGAATATTGGACTGAATATTATGCTAAAAATTCAAAGCCAACTGATGCTTCATCATTTGCTGAATTTATTTTACCAAAATTAACTGAAAACAAAAACTTAATAGAACTTGGATGCGGAAATGGAAGAGACAGTATTTATTTCGCACAAAATAGTATAAATGTAATAGCTATCGACCAAGTTCAAACAGAAGTGGATTATTTAAATGAACATCACAAAGAAGAAAACATCTTATTTGTTTGTGATGACTTTACAAATTTGGCTAACACAGAATCTGAAGATATTAAAAATACTAATTTTGATTACGTTTATTCCAGATTTACCTTCCATTCAATCAATGAAAGAAAAGAAGACAGAACTCTTGATTGGATAGAATCAAATTTATGCAAAGGAGGTTGCTTTTTACTTGAAGCAAGAAGTATGAATGACCCTATGTTCAAACAGGGAAGAGCTTTAAGTGAAACAGAAAACTTCACAAATCACTACAGAAGATATATGGATTTAGCAAAAATCATAAGCAAGCTCGAATCCAGAAACTTCGAAATCGTATATAAAATTGAAGATAATAATTTGGCAGTATACAAAGATGACAACCCTTACGTCATCCGTATTGTAGCCAAAAAATTATAA
- a CDS encoding zinc ribbon domain-containing protein, giving the protein MTKFCKNCGAYIEETALFCSDCGRPNHQIGTRHCPNCGNGILENEYFCRNCGAKIKNPKNESFLEKYKNPIIIVVVFLVIAVIGVGAVTMLDSGESQDIQVDEFSFSIPGDYELNDNLSGDESEGNVKYVSGFWENSGDYIQIDVTYSTDGSVDVNKALKELGGNKTNMMGYDGYYTELSDACSFSFVRDGKLITIFCSNSDLFDEIEIF; this is encoded by the coding sequence ATGACAAAATTCTGTAAAAACTGCGGAGCATACATTGAAGAGACAGCACTTTTCTGTTCTGACTGCGGCAGACCAAATCACCAGATTGGCACCAGACATTGTCCCAATTGCGGAAATGGAATTCTGGAAAATGAATATTTCTGCAGAAACTGCGGTGCAAAGATTAAAAATCCAAAAAATGAAAGCTTTTTGGAAAAATATAAAAATCCAATTATAATTGTAGTTGTTTTTCTGGTAATAGCCGTCATTGGTGTTGGTGCAGTTACTATGTTGGATTCTGGTGAAAGCCAGGATATTCAGGTGGATGAATTTTCTTTTAGCATTCCCGGTGACTATGAGCTTAATGATAATTTAAGCGGGGACGAAAGTGAGGGAAATGTAAAGTATGTTTCAGGCTTCTGGGAAAACTCTGGCGATTACATTCAGATTGACGTTACATATTCCACAGACGGCAGTGTTGATGTAAATAAGGCTCTAAAGGAGCTGGGGGGCAATAAAACTAATATGATGGGATATGACGGATATTATACTGAGCTTTCAGATGCCTGTTCATTTTCATTTGTCAGGGATGGCAAACTCATCACGATTTTTTGTTCAAATTCAGATCTTTTTGATGAAATTGAAATATTTTAA